A window of Puniceicoccaceae bacterium contains these coding sequences:
- a CDS encoding cytidylate kinase-like family protein produces MQPSDSLFRCFSFVGCQLRDSLAPTLRSVLPFVTISRQTGSGAHHIGAELAYLLNQEQAIPTMGRTWQLYDRDLVRQVVEHHHLNTQVARYMPEDTVNEFNSTLEELLGLHPSSNELVRDTALTIRELAQRGYCILIGRGSHCLTRSFPHGVHIRLIGSLENRSRRVSMEHHISRDEALRLIKQQDRARARYLDYYYGHSIDDASSYDLVINTDLIDTRSAVSLISTLICQRIASIR; encoded by the coding sequence ATGCAACCATCCGACTCTCTCTTTCGCTGTTTCAGTTTTGTAGGCTGCCAACTGCGCGACTCCCTCGCTCCGACTTTAAGGTCTGTGCTTCCGTTTGTAACCATTTCACGCCAGACAGGATCTGGAGCGCACCATATCGGTGCCGAGCTCGCTTACCTTCTCAATCAAGAACAGGCCATTCCCACCATGGGACGCACCTGGCAGCTCTACGACCGAGATCTGGTTCGCCAGGTGGTCGAACACCACCACCTGAACACTCAGGTCGCCCGCTACATGCCCGAGGATACCGTTAACGAATTCAACAGCACGCTCGAAGAATTGCTCGGTCTGCATCCCTCCAGCAATGAACTGGTCAGGGACACCGCCCTGACCATCCGCGAACTCGCACAAAGGGGTTATTGCATCCTGATCGGTCGCGGCAGCCACTGTCTGACACGCTCATTCCCCCACGGCGTACACATCCGTTTGATCGGATCGCTCGAGAACCGCAGCAGGCGCGTTTCCATGGAGCACCACATCTCCCGCGATGAAGCCCTTCGCCTCATCAAACAGCAGGACCGCGCACGCGCGCGCTATCTCGACTATTATTACGGTCATTCCATTGACGACGCGAGTTCCTACGATCTCGTAATCAACACCGATTTGATCGATACCCGCAGTGCCGTTTCTCTCATTTCCACCCTGATCTGCCAGCGCATCGCCTCCATTCGCTGA
- a CDS encoding Rrf2 family transcriptional regulator: MKISKRAEYGLRAMINLGIAQEVGIARVSAGDLAHADNLPLKFLEQILIQLRENGYVDTQRGKGGGYFIAKPIQSIKMGELVRLLDGPLAPISCASQTAYERCSCPDETHCGLRMIMIDVRNAIAAILDRYSLGNLVEITLRKMRREGSDHIFLRSCQSTTDPIHANPADPLSGFLAELSRNS, translated from the coding sequence ATGAAGATCAGTAAAAGAGCAGAATATGGCCTGCGTGCGATGATCAATCTCGGCATCGCACAGGAGGTCGGTATCGCCCGCGTGAGTGCCGGTGACCTCGCTCATGCTGACAACCTTCCCCTCAAGTTTCTGGAGCAAATTCTCATCCAGCTCCGCGAAAACGGTTACGTCGACACCCAGCGTGGCAAGGGAGGCGGTTACTTCATCGCCAAACCGATTCAATCCATCAAAATGGGCGAACTGGTGCGATTGCTGGATGGTCCACTCGCTCCCATCTCCTGTGCCAGCCAAACCGCCTATGAACGCTGCTCCTGCCCCGACGAAACCCACTGTGGTCTGCGCATGATCATGATCGATGTGCGCAACGCCATCGCCGCCATCCTCGACCGCTATTCCCTGGGCAATCTTGTCGAAATCACGTTGCGGAAAATGCGTCGTGAGGGTTCCGACCACATTTTTCTTCGATCCTGTCAATCAACGACCGACCCCATCCATGCAAACCCGGCCGACCCACTCAGTGGATTTCTGGCCGAACTTTCAAGAAACTCATGA
- a CDS encoding YezD family protein — MTTAENTQMTGATPSQDRPEWMQHVARYVKQMNYGQITLTIHQGNVVEIQRTERTRIPSRKGGD, encoded by the coding sequence ATGACCACCGCCGAAAACACGCAAATGACGGGTGCGACTCCTTCCCAGGATCGCCCCGAATGGATGCAACATGTGGCCCGCTACGTCAAACAAATGAACTACGGACAGATCACACTCACCATCCATCAGGGCAATGTCGTGGAAATTCAGCGCACCGAACGCACGCGCATCCCATCCCGAAAGGGAGGCGACTGA
- a CDS encoding porin, producing MQTTHSPRFPTLGLAILTVLAAGNAIAQPPAQVDELAALRSQIAALQQRLEKLESAPGGQSANETTTLQVNRQGLVAKHKDNFTFRIRPRIQIDGRWFADDEDGNSEFTVRRLRPIFQGTAGPVAWRFMPELAGTVRMLDAWGDLSLGSHHYLRAGKFKQPVGLERLQSFSKTLFLERGLPSLLTPTRDIGVALYGSDPAERFNWTVGLFNGVLDDTDLSSNANLSGGDFDVGARLEFTPWKSATDSALAGLSFGLAASMGRENTSILDSESDRRIRYRTSGRGTFFRYNDGVRVDGDRIRINPFLSYYHGPFGLLAEYVQSSYELTRSDNAQTIDTDAWTLQMGWVLTGEKASFSGVRPSRPFKWGSGQIGAWELGLRAHALQVDDAAFAGDASTRLARSNAVQEAFAWGIALNWYLTDNLLIATNFEITDFSGLGLNRPTEEVVITRFQVDF from the coding sequence ATGCAAACCACTCATTCACCACGATTCCCCACCCTGGGACTCGCCATACTCACTGTGCTTGCCGCAGGCAATGCCATTGCACAACCACCCGCGCAAGTCGACGAACTCGCCGCACTTCGATCCCAGATTGCCGCGCTTCAACAGCGTCTGGAAAAACTGGAATCTGCTCCCGGAGGACAGAGCGCAAACGAAACAACCACGCTCCAGGTCAACCGTCAGGGACTGGTCGCGAAGCACAAGGACAACTTCACCTTTCGCATCCGACCACGCATCCAGATCGATGGGCGTTGGTTCGCCGATGATGAAGACGGAAACTCCGAGTTCACGGTGCGGCGTCTGCGTCCGATCTTCCAGGGCACTGCCGGACCCGTGGCATGGCGATTCATGCCCGAACTGGCAGGCACCGTGCGTATGCTCGACGCCTGGGGTGATCTCAGTTTGGGCTCCCATCACTACCTGCGTGCCGGCAAGTTCAAACAACCGGTCGGCTTGGAGCGGCTGCAGTCCTTTTCCAAAACGCTCTTTCTCGAGCGCGGCCTTCCGAGCCTGCTGACACCCACTCGCGACATCGGTGTCGCCCTCTATGGTTCAGATCCAGCGGAGCGGTTCAACTGGACCGTCGGTCTCTTCAACGGGGTGCTCGACGACACAGACCTCAGTTCAAATGCCAACCTGAGTGGTGGGGATTTTGACGTGGGCGCACGGCTGGAGTTCACCCCGTGGAAATCCGCAACGGACTCGGCACTCGCCGGGCTGAGCTTCGGTCTGGCTGCGAGTATGGGGAGGGAAAATACTTCCATACTCGATTCCGAAAGTGACCGACGCATCCGATACCGCACATCCGGGCGTGGCACCTTCTTCCGCTACAATGATGGCGTTCGGGTCGACGGGGACCGCATCCGCATCAATCCCTTCCTCAGCTACTACCATGGACCATTCGGCCTGCTCGCCGAATACGTTCAGTCCAGCTACGAGCTGACTCGCTCCGACAACGCGCAAACCATCGATACAGATGCCTGGACCCTACAGATGGGCTGGGTGCTCACCGGAGAAAAGGCATCCTTCAGCGGCGTGCGCCCCAGTCGGCCCTTCAAGTGGGGAAGCGGACAGATTGGCGCATGGGAACTGGGACTGCGTGCTCACGCACTTCAGGTGGACGATGCGGCATTTGCCGGGGATGCCTCAACTCGACTTGCCCGAAGCAATGCCGTGCAGGAGGCCTTTGCCTGGGGAATCGCGCTCAATTGGTACCTGACCGACAATCTGCTCATCGCCACCAACTTCGAAATCACCGACTTCTCCGGTCTCGGACTCAACCGCCCGACAGAGGAAGTGGTGATCACTCGATTCCAGGTGGACTTCTGA
- a CDS encoding sulfate ABC transporter substrate-binding protein — protein sequence MKTLKHILIPAFAFALAITALSAQQRTLLNVSYDPTRELYADYNPWFVTQWKAQTGETLTIRQSHGGAGKQARSVIDGLAADVVTLALAYDIDAIAERTGKIPPDWQTRLPNGSSPYTSTIVFLVRKGNPKGIQDWGDLVKKGVEVITPNPKTSGGARWNYLAAWAWALETYDEDEARVRDFITQLFRNVPVLDSGARGSTTTFVQRGIGDVFLSWENEAYLAINELGPDKFEIVYPSISILAQPPVTVVDGNAERAGNLAAAQAYLQGLYSPMGQRLAARHYYRPLHPEHADPEDLKRFPELKLVTIDESFGGWQQAQQIHFNDGGIFDRIYLP from the coding sequence ATGAAAACACTGAAACACATTCTGATTCCGGCCTTCGCATTCGCCCTGGCCATCACCGCACTGAGTGCACAGCAACGCACCCTGCTCAACGTCTCCTACGATCCCACCCGGGAACTTTACGCCGACTACAACCCCTGGTTTGTCACACAATGGAAAGCGCAAACCGGCGAAACCCTTACGATCCGCCAGTCCCATGGCGGCGCAGGCAAGCAGGCACGCTCCGTCATCGATGGACTCGCTGCCGATGTGGTCACGCTGGCACTCGCCTATGACATCGATGCCATCGCGGAGCGCACCGGGAAAATTCCACCAGACTGGCAAACCCGTCTTCCCAATGGTAGTTCCCCCTACACGTCCACCATCGTCTTCCTCGTGCGCAAGGGGAACCCGAAGGGCATCCAAGACTGGGGCGACCTGGTCAAAAAGGGTGTCGAGGTCATCACTCCCAACCCCAAAACCTCGGGTGGTGCACGCTGGAATTACCTGGCTGCATGGGCCTGGGCACTCGAAACCTACGATGAGGATGAAGCGAGGGTAAGGGATTTCATCACCCAGCTCTTCCGCAATGTGCCGGTACTCGACAGCGGAGCGCGGGGTTCGACCACAACCTTTGTGCAGCGCGGGATTGGCGACGTCTTTCTCTCCTGGGAAAATGAAGCCTACCTTGCGATCAACGAGCTGGGACCCGACAAATTCGAGATTGTATATCCCTCGATCAGCATCCTTGCCCAGCCTCCGGTCACTGTGGTGGATGGCAATGCGGAAAGGGCGGGCAATCTCGCTGCAGCCCAGGCCTATTTGCAGGGTCTCTACAGTCCGATGGGCCAACGCCTGGCGGCCAGGCACTACTACCGTCCCCTACACCCGGAACATGCGGATCCCGAAGATCTCAAGCGTTTCCCCGAACTGAAGCTGGTCACGATCGATGAGTCCTTCGGAGGTTGGCAGCAGGCCCAGCAAATCCACTTCAACGACGGTGGCATCTTTGACCGCATCTATTTGCCGTAA
- the cysT gene encoding sulfate ABC transporter permease subunit CysT encodes MQHQHNSYPPQAVRHHKGGLPGFGITMGLTLCYLCLIVLIPLSAAFIEAFSEGLHPFWNAVATPRVLASLKLSFGTALAAAGINAVIGTLFAWVLVRYPFPGRRILDAAMDLPFALPTAVAGIALTAIYSANGWMGQGLEALGFKVAYAPPGIVIALVFVGLPFVVRTVQPVIETLEPEIEEAAAVLGATRVQTLLRILLPTLFPAILTGFALSFARGIGEYGSVVFISGNMPMRTEIAPLLIVTKLEQYDLMGATALAVTMLLISFLCLLTINLLQRWTSRRAGQTY; translated from the coding sequence ATGCAACACCAGCACAACTCGTATCCGCCGCAGGCGGTCCGCCATCACAAGGGCGGGCTGCCCGGCTTTGGCATCACGATGGGGCTCACCCTATGCTATCTCTGCCTCATCGTGCTCATTCCCCTGTCAGCCGCGTTCATTGAGGCATTCAGTGAGGGACTGCACCCATTTTGGAACGCCGTCGCCACCCCACGGGTGCTCGCCTCGCTGAAGCTCTCCTTCGGCACAGCCCTCGCAGCCGCAGGGATCAATGCAGTCATCGGCACCCTGTTTGCCTGGGTGCTGGTGCGCTATCCGTTTCCGGGACGCCGCATCCTGGATGCAGCGATGGATCTGCCCTTCGCCCTGCCCACCGCTGTTGCGGGCATCGCACTCACTGCCATCTACTCCGCCAATGGCTGGATGGGACAGGGGTTGGAGGCACTCGGATTCAAGGTCGCCTATGCTCCTCCGGGCATCGTGATTGCACTGGTGTTTGTGGGCCTGCCCTTTGTGGTTCGCACGGTTCAGCCCGTCATCGAAACCCTGGAACCCGAAATTGAAGAGGCTGCAGCGGTGCTCGGTGCAACCCGGGTGCAAACCCTGCTGCGCATCCTGCTTCCCACTTTGTTCCCCGCCATTCTCACGGGCTTTGCGCTCTCGTTTGCACGGGGCATTGGTGAATATGGTTCGGTGGTGTTCATCTCCGGAAACATGCCCATGCGCACAGAAATCGCGCCACTTCTCATCGTCACCAAGCTCGAGCAATATGATCTGATGGGGGCCACCGCTCTGGCAGTGACCATGCTGCTCATCTCCTTCCTCTGCCTGCTCACCATCAACCTGCTGCAGCGCTGGACGTCCCGCCGCGCCGGCCAAACCTATTGA
- the cysW gene encoding sulfate ABC transporter permease subunit CysW yields the protein MSGIPTSPRKQKSPSLQLATKDPGWVRGVLLVAALGFSAVFLLLPLAAVFTEALRHGIGAAVKGFSDPDALHAIWLTLTVAAISVPLNLVFGLAASWAITRHDFRGKSLLITLIDLPFSVSPVIAGLIYILVFGVNGWFAPLLDAFSLKIIFAVPGIVLATVFVTFPFVARELIPTLQAQGRDEEQAAYLLGASGWQIFRHVTLPNVRWALLYGVLLCNARSMGEFGAVSVVSGHIRGLTNTVPLHVEILYNEYNFVAAFAMASVLALLALLTLVAKSWLEWRMQRQATEHLQERFPVNRPLHQTQNP from the coding sequence ATGTCCGGAATACCCACTTCCCCCCGAAAGCAAAAATCCCCCAGCCTGCAGCTCGCCACCAAAGACCCCGGCTGGGTTCGTGGCGTGCTCCTGGTCGCGGCACTCGGATTTTCCGCAGTCTTTCTGCTCCTGCCGCTTGCAGCAGTCTTTACCGAGGCCTTGCGTCATGGAATAGGGGCTGCGGTCAAGGGATTTTCCGATCCCGATGCGCTGCATGCCATCTGGCTCACGCTGACAGTCGCCGCCATCAGTGTGCCATTAAACCTGGTCTTCGGACTCGCCGCGAGTTGGGCAATCACCCGGCACGATTTCCGGGGCAAGAGTCTGCTGATCACACTGATTGATCTGCCCTTCTCCGTCTCTCCGGTGATAGCGGGGTTGATCTACATTCTCGTTTTCGGGGTCAATGGATGGTTTGCGCCCCTGCTCGATGCCTTCTCACTGAAGATCATCTTTGCCGTTCCCGGCATTGTGCTCGCAACCGTGTTTGTCACCTTCCCCTTCGTCGCGAGGGAACTCATCCCGACGCTTCAGGCCCAGGGACGCGACGAGGAACAGGCGGCCTATCTGCTCGGTGCCAGCGGCTGGCAAATCTTCAGGCACGTCACCCTGCCCAATGTGCGCTGGGCACTGCTCTACGGTGTGCTGCTCTGCAACGCCCGTTCCATGGGGGAATTTGGCGCCGTATCGGTCGTATCCGGGCACATCCGGGGGCTGACCAATACCGTGCCGCTGCATGTGGAGATCCTTTACAATGAATACAACTTCGTCGCTGCTTTTGCAATGGCAAGCGTGCTGGCACTGCTCGCACTGCTGACGCTCGTGGCGAAGTCCTGGCTCGAATGGCGCATGCAGCGACAGGCCACGGAACATTTGCAGGAGCGTTTCCCCGTCAATCGTCCCCTTCACCAAACCCAGAACCCATGA
- a CDS encoding TOBE-like domain-containing protein, translated as MSIEIQNIHKSFGNTRALESIDLTVQRGKLVALVGPSGSGKTTLLRILAGLDHPDPGSGSIRFHGEEVQHLSARQRKVGMVFQHYALFRHMSVEKNIAFGLNILPPRERPKRDVIEKRVQKLLSLIQLEGFGKRLPHQLSGGQRQRVALARALAVEPQILLLDEPFGALDAKVRKDLRRWLREFHERIGLTTVFVTHDQEEALELADEVVVMNHAQIVQVGSPQEVFDYPASPFVIEFMGNVNRLRGQGTDEQHTGTLYVRPHDIEINPQSESQGLKARVLHVFSAGSAARVSLLRLATGEQLEAELSRADLDTCQLRVGDEVRIRFRHIRVFAQDPGSGQQNLIERDDLIQSVSLEGPRP; from the coding sequence ATGAGCATCGAAATCCAGAACATTCACAAATCCTTCGGCAATACCCGCGCCCTCGAGTCGATTGACCTTACCGTTCAACGCGGCAAACTGGTCGCTCTCGTCGGTCCATCAGGATCGGGCAAAACCACCTTACTGCGCATCCTGGCCGGCCTCGATCACCCAGACCCCGGCAGTGGCTCCATCCGTTTTCACGGTGAAGAGGTGCAGCACTTGTCCGCTCGCCAGCGAAAGGTCGGCATGGTCTTCCAGCACTACGCGCTGTTCCGGCACATGAGTGTTGAAAAAAACATCGCTTTTGGACTCAACATCCTGCCGCCGCGCGAACGTCCCAAGCGCGATGTCATTGAGAAACGGGTGCAGAAACTCCTGAGCCTGATTCAGCTCGAGGGATTCGGAAAACGCCTGCCCCATCAGCTCTCTGGAGGGCAACGCCAGCGCGTCGCACTGGCCCGCGCGCTGGCAGTGGAACCGCAGATCCTGCTGCTCGACGAACCCTTCGGTGCGCTGGATGCCAAGGTGCGCAAGGATCTGCGCCGCTGGTTGCGGGAGTTCCACGAACGCATCGGACTCACCACCGTGTTTGTCACGCACGATCAGGAGGAAGCGCTCGAACTCGCTGACGAGGTCGTCGTGATGAATCACGCCCAAATCGTTCAGGTTGGCAGTCCGCAGGAGGTCTTTGACTACCCCGCCTCGCCCTTCGTCATCGAATTCATGGGCAACGTCAATCGTCTGCGCGGCCAGGGCACTGACGAACAACACACGGGCACGCTCTACGTGCGTCCCCATGACATCGAGATCAATCCACAGTCCGAGTCCCAGGGTCTCAAGGCACGGGTGCTCCACGTGTTCTCTGCAGGCAGTGCGGCCCGCGTGAGTCTGCTTCGACTCGCAACAGGGGAACAGCTCGAAGCGGAGCTGTCACGTGCGGATCTCGATACCTGTCAACTGAGGGTTGGCGATGAGGTCCGGATCCGCTTTCGCCACATTCGCGTGTTTGCGCAGGACCCGGGGAGTGGTCAGCAGAACCTCATCGAACGCGATGATCTGATCCAGAGCGTCAGTCTGGAAGGCCCGCGTCCGTAG
- a CDS encoding cellulase family glycosylhydrolase, whose amino-acid sequence MKPLIITLISILSLTSLHAGSNPNGFSLNKGVNISHWLSQRGERPREDIQTFFTEFDVIMLKQAGFDHLRIPIDEVEFWDDNGKAREDAWAALDRGLTWCQRHDLNVIVDLHIIRSHYFNVGNDDNKEQGNTLFEDPREQEKFVQLWDEISDRIGHFPVDRVAYEFMNEAVGDDPEDWNRLLQKVYGFMREKEPTRTFVLGSFQFQSIDTLSDLWVPEGDRNLVISIHTYDPFVVTHYKAGWTPFREYQGPINYPGLPFPEEIDASAYSAEIQRWIEDNQKPYSYEAAVARLKPVAEFMAKHNLPMYCGEWGCYLAVPREMRLDYYRDWIRAFETLNIAQAIWDYKGGFRIVNDETREIDHELIDILMAEY is encoded by the coding sequence ATGAAACCCCTGATTATCACCCTGATATCCATTCTGTCACTGACCTCCCTGCACGCGGGCAGCAACCCCAACGGGTTCAGCCTGAACAAGGGCGTGAACATCAGCCACTGGCTGTCTCAGCGCGGGGAACGACCCCGGGAAGACATCCAGACCTTCTTTACGGAGTTTGACGTGATCATGCTCAAGCAGGCGGGCTTTGACCACCTGCGCATCCCCATTGACGAAGTGGAGTTCTGGGATGACAACGGCAAGGCTCGCGAAGATGCCTGGGCTGCACTGGACCGCGGACTGACCTGGTGCCAGCGCCACGATCTCAACGTGATTGTGGATCTGCACATCATTCGTTCCCACTACTTCAATGTCGGCAACGACGACAATAAAGAGCAGGGAAATACATTGTTTGAAGATCCCAGGGAGCAGGAGAAGTTTGTGCAGCTATGGGATGAAATCTCTGACCGCATCGGACATTTTCCCGTCGACCGTGTGGCCTACGAGTTCATGAATGAAGCGGTGGGGGACGATCCTGAGGACTGGAATCGACTGTTGCAAAAAGTTTATGGGTTCATGCGGGAAAAGGAACCGACCCGTACCTTTGTGCTGGGAAGTTTTCAGTTTCAGAGCATCGATACCTTGAGTGACCTGTGGGTACCTGAGGGCGACCGCAATCTGGTGATCAGCATCCACACTTACGATCCGTTTGTGGTGACGCACTACAAAGCGGGCTGGACTCCCTTCCGCGAGTACCAGGGGCCGATCAATTATCCCGGTTTGCCCTTTCCCGAAGAGATCGATGCGTCGGCCTATTCTGCCGAGATCCAGCGCTGGATTGAGGACAACCAGAAACCTTACAGTTATGAAGCAGCTGTTGCGCGTCTGAAACCCGTGGCGGAATTCATGGCCAAGCACAACCTGCCAATGTACTGTGGGGAGTGGGGTTGTTACCTCGCCGTACCCCGTGAGATGCGCCTCGACTACTATCGCGACTGGATCCGCGCCTTTGAAACCTTGAATATCGCCCAGGCGATCTGGGACTACAAGGGCGGCTTCCGCATCGTGAATGACGAGACCCGGGAAATTGATCACGAGCTGATCGACATCCTGATGGCGGAGTATTGA